The genomic window ATGCATGTATCAGTGACAACTTTGTttgtgcaataaataaataagtaaacaaataaatctattCATGAGTCTTTTGACtcaaaaaaatcggttgtctgtaaagttggtttactgacgatagttgaacgtgacaacgtcataaaaaaatattgatgggatggttgcatttttcaaaaaaaaaattaaattttatttgtttgatacgtattttgtatggatatagagaaggaggtaaatggaaatcacaattgaattgatcaagttacatttatttgtacgcataaatacaattatgtcaattttaaatggaacgcctccagagcgaggtaacgcctcagagcgaggtaacgccgcatgagtcatgttttttcgtgcgtgcagccggctccatcgaattataagacgttgtcacgtcaaaagactcaaaatattttttgaattatgTTCTTTCCTGAgcagaacaaaaaaaatatataaaatgttgctGTATCTGGTAAAATGCAGTCCTTTTAATCCGCTTCGCTGAGCTAGCTACGGCCTAGTAAAATATCTCTCTCGGGTCTATTATATTTCTCCTCAGCATGCGTTTGATTatgatgtcataataataagaacagttaATTATAATCGCTGTCAGAACTTATGTCTAAATACGCTTCCATTAAGGAACATAAGTTAGgcaccttgcctttaaaaatttaatcacttTCCCGTTGAAAGCATTACACGGCAGTGATATAGGTACGTGATTAAATAGTCAATAGTTTGATAGCCATGGCTTTggcgatttttttaaacacatcgTGGTGCAACATGCAGGCAGCCACAGGCTCGTTGGATCCCTCGGTAGATATAGGCACGTTTCTTTAAGTTTCATAATATTTCCTCCTTAATTGAATTTACTGGTTTCAGGTTTGTCCCTAACCGTAATCCAGTACGCAGATACAGTCCGACTTACTGTTATGGCTGATGCGAGACTTACGCCCTTACACACAGTACCTTCCACAAGATGGCCGACAGCTATCGAGCAATTAGTCAACAGGATTGACCAACAAATCGCCAGGATCACCGGACGTCCGATAGAAGTTCCATTAATTCAGAGAGTACAAGATACTCTAGAAACCGCCCGGGAACCAGTGAGTGAAGACGATTCAGAAACATCAAGACAGGCAGAGACAACACAAACTCTACCACAAATTACGGAGCCAGAGAGTATAGAAGGAGATGAGTCGCAGAGAACAGATACTAGTCAAGTGTTAATTCCGCCTACAATAAATACCCCAAGACGACatagttttacaaataaataaaaagaggCTAAAAGCAGCTTTAATATGATTTAGTGATGAAATTCAAAGAGAGCTCGaaatattgtgtttttgtgaaatattatttgaaagagCAGTACTGagaaatttacttattattaagattaaaataaaattaattttatataaaaaataaacatatttttaccatttagatatttattttctgtctTTGCCAAAATTTTCCCAAAGTTAATTGAATGAAGAAAAATTACGATTACTTTACACTTTCACTTACAACTCTAagactttataaataaattttgtaagaaaacactttttaccggattgaagttatgtattattataaatttacaattattttacataattctaaattttttcgacgtttcgcgtgctttacagcgtgcgtggtcatgGTGACTGAAGGtcttgaatgtcaaaaagtatcacagctgtagaaagagttgtattatctgtatttatttccccagAGTtgatatcgactaaaagatggagggttttggcagaaatgacTCACGGTGTCCTTTATTCTAATccaacaatccgcgaaaatagaggagtAGAGTTGGATAATGCCGAGCCCCTAAGGACTTGGACCTATAATTAGGAAactatttgatattaaaagaaacaaaatagaGTAATTATTAGGACATTTATTCAGGTACGCATAccgtaaaacaaaaacttccaaaatttaaacaaaatgttattattagtagATTCAAGAAAACAGCagttttaagtatattttatatctatacgAGATGATACAATAGGTACTATTGCAAATAAGTTATAGATAAGTGACAATATCACAATCAAGTTCATAAacttatactttatttataaaatttacggATATGTTAATGCAAAAAGATATAACGGACGACATAagtcttttataataattagtatgcgtaaattagttcaataaattattaggaatTAACGTTTTAATCAGACTTATTTTGAACCCGGGTACCATCGCCCGTTCTTTGAGCTCTGCCctctattacatattttgacgcAGTCTTTAGATCGTATGCCCATCCAATCTTAGCAAATAGTTCGATAAACCAAGTAGTCGGATTAAAAAACAAAGTCCCCAATTCTGCCGACCTATAGTCCCAGGGGAATGCATGATGAAAGTTATGGAATCCTTCCCCCAAGATGATATAATTAAGTGATCTATTATCAGTGGGTAGTATGCGCTTGTCATATGGCCTAGTTCCTGCGAAATGTGCATAACTATTACCTAGAAGTGTTTGGTGGAGAGATGCAACGTATCTGAGAAGACTAAGATGCCACGCCACGTTTAGTCCCTCGTTCCAGAAGTACATAGGTATCAAAGTtggtattataaaacatatactaCCAATAAAGGGTACGGCCCACCTGAAAATAATACCTATTTGTTAAAcaactgtatttttattttgttttaattatacaattattctGTGACAAACAATAGCAAATGTTTGATACATTTGCTATTGTTCAGTCAAACCAAACATACAGTGGCGGATTTACCAGCAGGCTGAGTAGTCTGCAGTCTAGGGCGACAAATTTTGTTAGcgattgtatttaatttattcacttTTCCATAACTTGTTCGCAggtcaataattatttaaaacaaaaaaatgtcttaCTACGAATAATTGCATTAATTAGCCATAATATTTGCTTTTCCTCAGATTTGCGAACTTCAACGAATTGTAATGGTCAAAGTCAGTAATTAGTAAAATGTCTGCCATTTTTTTGGATTCAGGGGGTTCTAATAAATCAAATGGAAATTAATTACTAaagctaatttttttacagatttaaacctctataatttaaaaacgcaGCAACCTTCATTCATCAAGAAAGTTTTGTCGTATTGatctgaaattaaatttaatttaatttaattcctgTCACGAAATATGGTATACTAAAATGCTGGCAGCTCCCtagcttttatattttaaaagtaaaaaagaaCTTCTTACTTCTTTTGAAACCTCAAAACTGGATTTGCGTTAACATCTCTCATGTCAGTAAATTTTCCGCGTCTTTTTACTTCCGGATGCCTCTTGACGAGCAACCAGCCTAGGTGTGAAAAGAAAACCCCTCTAGCCGCATTGTGTGGATCTGCATCTGTATCGGTATACCTGCCAAAAGATCACTTGATAATACTTAAGGCAAAATTCAGACTAAGCGCAAAGtattaaacgtttttgacgAACGTTTGCTGTCTCGGCACTTGAATATTTTAGaagtaagtttaaaaaacacattGTTTGCCagcaaaaaaaatgtgtgatcCTACTTCCTatctgttatttatttatgtcaactaaaatataatttacctGTGATGTAATCGGTGATCTCTGACCCAATTTAAAGCACTATACTGGAATGTTAAAGAAGTGCAAACGATCAGTATAATTTGCAAGGGAAGTTTCGCCTTAAATGCATTGTGAGACCAGAGACGATGAAGTCCAGCAGATATACCGAAGCttgagataaaaaatataacgcaatctgtaaataaataactacatATATTTACTAGGTACTATTGTTACTGAAACAGTGTGAAATACTTAGTATTATTAGTTCTATAAACAGCTAGGTTGCTCGCCACTCTCGCCATTTTGTGAttatcaattaatataaaatgcgttttaaaaaaagggattgacaattaacaaatatttttttatagaatagagcagtcatcgcagcccatggagacacccatttttagtgcgttgccgacctttgagGGTGGAGTACACTCGTGAAGCAGACTGTGAAAGCTTGATAAAGTTTTGAGTTGATACGGCTCGTACGCTGTTGAAACGAGGCAGAAGGGATAAACCCTCTTCAGAACTCTCACCATAGTACACTTTGTAGAAAACCCATAAGGACGCAATGTATATTAGTAGAAAGAGAGAATCAAGCCGAGCAGTAATACATTGGAGATTGATAATTTGACAAGCCCGCGGCTgaatcaaaaatttaaaaatcatttaatcatatagataacacagtgtacacttatgatcgtcaaaaaaagaGAAATGTATAAGAAATctttctaactttacatttagtgccagtgcTCAAATCAAGGTCAAGAAGAACTGGcgataaactctccgccactctttttaatcgcactgttttttttacacagcgtttgtaaggagctgcaaccattacatcaTGTTCCACAAgaaatcttaagtaattaataataataacatacattaaaaacaaagacttgtcttctatcagcaggaggcatggtgaaataggagcacgcacttacattgtcgtgggaacaacacgcaaacacatagttgaaataactaatatcaccgcatacacgaatacGACACCGCGAAcgaagtacgaccagtcaccacaagtagcacccgatcacgagtatgacgcatggccagccatcggccccctcgccatattttagggagagagacaacccgacgcatggacgccgccacaagcaatgacatttaagcgagcagacgatccttgaaatgtgaacttggctacataagCAGATAATAATACTActtatactgaaataatttgataccacatggatcacggtttgttcccactttacaGGGTGGGATTTACGAGACATGACAAAATCTTCCTTGGCAGAAAACAAGCAAGCCTGAGTCTTTGTAGGGTTAAACTTCACAAGGTTGTTATTACCCCAAACAGAAACTCTCCAATATCGTTTCAATTTTGCAAAAAGTTTGTTACGATTCTCATCAACTTCAGATCGAGACATGCTCGGATGTCCGGAATATAATATGTCGATGGTGCTGTCGTCTGCATACCAATGAATGCCGTCGATGTTCAACAGGGCTTTGATATGCAGAACGAACAGTGGTGGCGAGATAACACAACCTTGCGGAACGCCTGCATTGATAGGTCGATTATAGGATTGGAGCACGCTCCGTTAACTAAGTTTTTAATGTAGCATTAAGCAAGAAAATTAGCCAGCCATCGGCATAAGCCACGCATTAAACGCTCTTTGCaactatgaaatataaaaatacgtacGAAAAATAATCGTAGACCATACTGGACCAGCAGTCAAAGCGAGGTAGAGTCCATACAAAGCCGCAAGgtgaaaatatacaataactGCTAAACTTTCATATATTATCTCATATTTCCACGGCCCGGCCTGGGGACCCACCAATTTTTCCAATTTTGATTCTTCCGCATCCAAAAAATCTACATCGATGACATCTTTGCTAGTATTGGGTGCCATAATtctaaaacaaagatttgaaAATCATATCAAAGCTAGTAAACAAAAagtcgtaaaatatttttataaacagaaacctaaaaaatattatatataatattccttaatattttctattagtAATATAAAAGCATTCCATTGCAACAGTttcgtttaaataaaactttattatcaataaaattttatcgtttagtaaaacaaaaagtgCAGTACCTCAATGAAGTCCACTCATTAGAATAAATCTCCTATAACTGCAagttttttcatatatatacaggtaatgtttgttcatttctgtatatgtgtttgtacacttgataaaaataaacacttcTACCAAGAAAAAGATAAACTAGGTAATCCCGCGACTTCGCCCCATGAAATCCGTAATCTTAGCGACTCACACTagaaaaaaagacaatttcaACTCCGTAGAGGATCCATCAGCAAACTGATAACTAAGTAGGGCCAATTTAATTGATTACATTTGTTGACATCTAAGCCGAATGAGCttgtttcatttaaatgttCAAGACCCAGTGACATATTGTCAGATGACTACAATTGCTTTGAGCAAAAAACGAAGAGATCAAAATTGTTGACTTCTCTTACTCTCTCTTCTTCTATTTCAAAAACCTTCGGCTGAGTTTGGTCGCCATTTCAATTTAGACCCCCTATGCAGACTACCCTGACTGGGTTATAAGCTGTCCAAATTGTTACTTAGATTCAAAAatgaatgtaaaatttaaagtaaacataaaacaatattcaatAGACAAACCTTCGTACCATTTATCATTCGTGCCAATGATTACTCGCTGCTACCTGCGTATTTTACAGTCAACAAACTTTTAGCAATCACgtgttaattaaacaatatttattgatttccATGATCGCATCTGTGTAAATTGAAGGAAACAAATTTgaataagaattttaatattatcatcaGATTCATATCCTAAATCTTTCCAGAATGGACATTTCTCATGTTGAtctattcataattattttaaattcttccCAATACTTAGTCGAAACATTCctttaaaattgaaatcttAATGGAAGTTTCAAACGTGAACGCATATATCGTAATTCAATCGTATGCcttttgatgtgaaacatctatagCCGCACTTAAAACCGATTTCTAGCGTGGCGACGCATGCCGTGGCGACGCGTCGCCTATATACGCTATATGAtggtatgtatatatatatatatagtctataatatgcagtagtgtgtacggtgtgtgtatttcgaagtcactgattaaacgaattaagtagtcacgatttgaaatacattcgtaaatttttgtatttaatgaaaataaatgtttattcaataaatttattaatttattttatcattatgacaTATCTAGTTTTATCACAATCTGTTATTTTCtacatattacttttacaaaataatgtcgatgtttcacatctgccaggcgtcccgtgacggctcacattttttaatctagGATTTATCAACTTATATTTCTAAATCTTATTagactaaattaatatatttgcaataaataattcttgtGTGGACACGTTAGCCCCATCTCACCTCCCTCAGACAAGCACAAACTCTGGCGCGGCAAAtattcctccaactttgattttgttgtctttcaagaaaagacaAGAGTCTTTTTCTCGGCCACGGCCtaggttcaagtgcacaggcgataaatgaatattttagttgtaataaataattccatttttaatttaattgtatcgAGCGCTATTGTTAAGCagattatgtaattaataataagcaaCACGTCATGTCACatgagaattaaaaaaaagtaaaacataTGTCACGCTGCTGCAACATACGAGGGATGTTATTAATAGCATCAAAGTTCATCTACCAAAATATAGCATATTCGGAATGGGTgggattgaaataaaattaaatgcaatggtcatttaatttctttaagaagatgattttaatttatttattttgtaacgcctgtatttgtttgtttaggttgtaacataaataataaattatattttactaagggattgtatattgttatttaaacttCATCAaactgttacattaaaaatcaatgtcgtaaattttttttaatagaacaaacAGGCTCACTTGTGTTGAGTGAtttcgccgcccatggacactctcaatgccagatcATCATGTTATGATggacaaatatttaatcagtGAGTCAGCTAGGCCTTTGTTATgtctaaaatttatttatttattat from Pieris napi chromosome 3, ilPieNapi1.2, whole genome shotgun sequence includes these protein-coding regions:
- the LOC125048492 gene encoding acyl-CoA Delta(11) desaturase-like; protein product: MAPNTSKDVIDVDFLDAEESKLEKLVGPQAGPWKYEIIYESLAVIVYFHLAALYGLYLALTAGPVWSTIIFHCVIFFISSFGISAGLHRLWSHNAFKAKLPLQIILIVCTSLTFQYSALNWVRDHRLHHRYTDTDADPHNAARGVFFSHLGWLLVKRHPEVKRRGKFTDMRDVNANPVLRFQKKWAVPFIGSICFIIPTLIPMYFWNEGLNVAWHLSLLRYVASLHQTLLGNSYAHFAGTRPYDKRILPTDNRSLNYIILGEGFHNFHHAFPWDYRSAELGTLFFNPTTWFIELFAKIGWAYDLKTASKYVIEGRAQRTGDGTRVQNKSD